CGATACGGGGTTTTCGCGTAGCCACTCGTAGATGGATTCTTCCGACGCTCCTTTTGAACGTTTTCGGCACTTTGCACCCGTTCTTGCGCGTACCTCGTCAGTGTCTCCACCGCTCGTCTGACCTCCATGGGCGTCGTCACATGCAACTGAATGCGGAAGTTTCGGGTGCAGTATTTCCAAAACTCGCCCGGGCTCGTGTCCAGAACCTTCGAGTTGTCCCAAAACTTCATCTCTAACGTCGCGACCCCAATCATTTCCTCCCATTTTAATGTATTCCAATACTCGGGGCTCACTATTGAAATACTTGACGAGATGGTAGAGGTCCCATGCACTGGCGCTTGTAGACCAAATTGACGAGCGATTTGGTCGTCTGACGAAGCCAGCGAAGATAACACATCGGCATGTGCCGTTGCTCCAGCTGCAGTCGTGTAAGACGTGGACGTGTGGGAGTGTAGTTCCTCGTGTGTGGAGTGCGACGGCAGCGATTCCGTACTGGGTGGGCCCTTGCTCAAATCCTCTGATAATGTCGTGACAAACTGTCTCAGCCTCTCCGTCGTCTCGAGCGGGAAACACATCGTGCACAAGCTTTCTTCGTTTTGGAATTGACTGTAGCTGCAGTGCCCAGCGTGGAGGGGGTTGTAAACCTTTTCCATCTTCTCCAGCCCCTGTTCCTGGTTCGGACATGTTTGGATCTGATACTTCTCCCACGCCTCGATCAGGTTCCGCAAATGCCGCCAGGGTTTCATTAATGTCATAGGTACTGTTCTCGTCGCTCGAACCAATAACTTTGTAGTTTGTCCCTGGGAATAtagatggcgtcaccaaaaaataattccaaatggtaatataggggtacctcatcttctgtttcttgatcgtcaagctgacgtttgcgtgattctgccatggtctctattaaaaagcagaaaaatgcaagacttcagaatatagcatagctaaccgaaaaaaaaagtcttaCCGAAGGCGTCTTGAGTGTCCGCTTGAGGTCCTCCTGAGTGGACAGCCTGTTGAAGACTGTGAGTTCTGAGCTGCTGCAGACCTCTTTATATACCCCTCGCGGCGGCCTTGGAAGCCCCTTAAAATTAGTGTAAAAACCCGTCTAGAACTAGTTACGATTGCGCGACAACTAGTTAGTTATTCTCCGTCTCCTGCATGGCGCTCAGTGGAATAtaaatgagttttttttcttctacaacaaaggcgctttttaaacacgtattttccttgtatgtcgttgtcgttgtagttccactcagaaaaagtatatatatatatatatatttaaatatccctttttaggcttcgacgacaacgacaacgacatggctttatttttttttgtatgtcgttgtcgttgtagttccactcagaaaaagtatatatatatatatatatatttaaaaataTCCCTTtttaggcttcgacgacaacgacaacggcgcagcattgtaaagtaaataagaaacgaaacaaaagttgtgcttttttattttgcttttattaaacagaacgatctattgtgggaaaaatggcaccgagcgtagggttcttgaagcaacttcttttgatgcattaatttgcgcttgcgcaatcttctgcagctctgccTTGTGTTCGGTAACTTCGGACTCCGTGCGAGCGAGGTTGACTGGACGTCCGTGACGTGTGAGGCTGTTGTAACTTGCTTTGATGTTTTCGTTGGAGTGACGCAAATAAGGCCCCACGTTCGATGGCAAAGTAACACTGTCGGCAACTATGGTGTCAACGTCAGAGTGAACGACGAGTTCTGTGTCAATTTGAAAAAAGGCGGCAATGTCTTGAAAGGTTTCAGTACTgcctgggtcgtccttgttagacttgcttactgccaataccccaaaactcaaactcggttgaatagttgagtgcgccatcgtttttaaacctcgggtgaagtaagtattttccatagggtccaaatacttcacgtggcgcgtgcgcatatcgtcgggtcgaagtcgcatggtgatgttggtatctggcttttgctcgtacgattcgtagtTTGACATGTTGCTAGTGGTGTAGGACACAACGTCAGCAGGCAGGCCAAGGTGTGTACGAGTTAGCAACTCGTTGCCCGCGTTATAAGTGGGACCCATCTTTAGCCATGCGTCACTTCCAAACTGGTACTCATAGTTGACTATAGGTGTGCCCACGTGACCTTTGAACGGAAACTGGTTTACGAACTTGGTCAAGCGGGGACTTGCCTTGTTAATGTGAATAAAGTCGTAAGCAAAGTTGTGACGTGGTACACCCATGCACGCAGGTATGCTCTTTTCGTCATCGCCATCGTGATCCTCGTTTCCGGGTGTGATCTTTAGACCCCAGTAGCTCTTAGCCAGATCCGAGTGGTCCTTCTCCTGAAATGGTAAATAGGACTGTGGCTTCATCGGGTtgtttgtctcgcctttcttcacacgacacatgccggtatccaagtagtggttcagtccgacggagctaaggccataaactagcatgtcagagttgacgggttggacaaccgaagagccagtcttccatggcgtgcgtaaaccatgaggggttaccttgacagagcagctaacagctcttgtgtgagctggtaggttaaggtaggtgccgtgaggaatgtaaagatacggccggtccactggcaagcgtgacaggctagtcagaactcctggaaacgttttctcggtgtcataaactaaattggtcttcagcattgcgtaggcccatgtggtgagtattttgctgtcacggaagactgtgaccactccgtggtcgcgaggtaaagcgcaaa
This window of the Rhipicephalus sanguineus isolate Rsan-2018 chromosome 2, BIME_Rsan_1.4, whole genome shotgun sequence genome carries:
- the LOC119381416 gene encoding LOW QUALITY PROTEIN: uncharacterized protein LOC119381416 (The sequence of the model RefSeq protein was modified relative to this genomic sequence to represent the inferred CDS: deleted 1 base in 1 codon); translation: MCISPNQSSMPLFPGHRYLGPGNLQRNGAPVDEDDGIAKSHDEAYERARSHEDVFAADQASAALFLNDFRRTGNWHSALGAVGLGTKNIVEQYVLGRSLYGMPGDRRKRAHNGESDTADAKRYQPDSTTGDAQGAQMSQQMHSDAPSRPGGAGVGGDGENSTELVQQILRLPRDHGVVTVFRDSKILTTWAYAMLKTNLVYDTEKTFPGVLTSLSRLPVDRPYLYIPHGTYLNLPAHTRAVSCSVKVTPHGLRTPWKTGSSVVQPVNSDMLVYGLSSVGLNHYLDTGMCRVKKGETNNPMKPQSYLPFQEKDHSDLAKSYWGLKITPGNEDHDGDDEKSIPACMGVPRHNFAYDFIHINKASPRLTKFVNQFPFKGHVGTPIVNYEYQFGSDAWLKMGPTYNAGNELLTRTHLGLPADVVSYTTSNMSNYESYEQKPDTNITMRLRPDDMRTRHVKYLDPMENTYFTRGLKTMAHSTIQPSLSFGVLAVSKSNKDDPGSTETFQDIAAFFQIDTELVVHSDVDTIVADSVTLPSNVGPYLRHSNENIKASYNSLTRHGRPVNLARTESEVTEHKAELQKIAQA
- the LOC125757275 gene encoding uncharacterized protein LOC125757275; translation: MRYPYITIWNYFLVTPSIFPGTNYKVIGSSDENSTYDINETLAAFAEPDRGVGEVSDPNMSEPGTGAGEDGKGLQPPPRWALQLQSIPKRRKLVHDVFPARDDGEAETVCHDIIRGFEQGPTQYGIAAVALHTRGTTLPHVHVLHDCSWSNGTCRCVIFAGFVRRPNRSSIWSTSASAWDLYHLVKYFNSEPRVLEYIKMGGNDWGRDVRDEVLGQLEGSGHEPGRVLEILHPKLPHSVACDDAHGGQTSGGDTDEVRARTGAKCRKRSKGASEESIYEWLRENPVSPLTNIVRTPKWLADPVFRFIRLDDKRLQRAIQVFNDEMCSYTTLDFIEMYQNTQPLFDAPHGDLATFYMDVPASFDAMMELLNFQFNGIHEEVSAFVNNLYSLVEKAVPKKNCMEIVSPPSAGKNFF